From Gadus morhua chromosome 14, gadMor3.0, whole genome shotgun sequence:
ATTGTTGTGACGAGGGCGACATACTTGACATAGTAGGCTGTCACCTCATCTTATTAGGGAATTAGGGAACCCTAAAACCAAAGGCACAACACACAATTATATTTTTTGCAAGAGATTTCAAATCATTCCTTATTTTTAACATCTTGAAATGTTTAATCAACGTGTTTAGCAGAAAATGTGAAATggataaaataaagaataagaACACAAACCATAATAGAGCAGAGGACCGGTATAACGTGAGAGGTGGAGCAAAGGGAGGAGAACCATTATGCtataaagagtgagagagaaagagtgggcgGGGTCGAGCTAGACGTGAAGTTCCAGATAGGTGAGCAGGTAGTAGGTGTGGAAGGGGGCAGAGCTACCTGAGCAGCATGGCAACAACAAACAGTATAGTCTGGTTCTCCTTCCCTCCTGCCTCCTTTCTCCTCAGACCTCACTCGGCCGGCTCTGTGCAACAATGCTCAGCCTGTTCCGACTACCTCGAAGTTTAACTATCAACCAGGTGCCCAAAGTAAGTTGCTGTTTCTTTTTCTCAGAGCTTTTCTATCATTGTGCTTCCCCGGATTGGGGTAAATGAATGAGCAACCAATATTCTGTTTTAACATTGTTAACTTATTtgctaaatataattaatacATAGTACAGAGCACAACAGTGTGGTTCCGTAAGTAAAAATACAATACATTTTCTCCATAAAGGTTTTGATTAAAAGACATTATGTCGTAACCATCCAAAGTATACTTACCACGGGCCGTTATATTGTGAAACAATGGTATACGCTCCTGTAGAAGCCATAAGTTGAAGAAGTTAACTTTTAGTTTTTAGGAAATCACGTCTTATTCTCAATGTCATTTAAAAGCACAACCCATAACCCATAAAAGTGTAACATGACATCtttgattgtttattttgattGGAAAGTCAAGTCATTGATGACTGCTGCTACTGGAAACTTACCACAGCAACCATGATTTCCCTTAGAATAATGGAAGTTTAGAGAGTTTTTATAaatactgtaaaaaaaatactgtAAAAGAAAGCTCTACATGTTGAAAAATATGTTGATATAAAATCGATGAAAAATATTTGAAATAACACTAGCAGTGCTATTTAGTCATTTGGGTAGTATAAAAGCTAGAAATAAATAATGTTGAATGAAAATGTAACTGGAATACTGTTGCGCTCTCTAGAGCACATCAGTAACCGCCCCCTTTTTTGAACAGCTCTGGTTCCCAAAGTAATttttcccattcattttctccatTGACTTTTCGTTAAATCTTTATACAAAGAGTTTAAAGCCCGGAACCAAGCCAATCATTCGGTAATAACAAGTGAAGGAACTACTCAAGGAACTAAAcatttttttgcattgtttcCAACCCAATGGTTAAGCGTGTTTCTTGCATCTTATAACCtttgtcattattatattgtttaaattgTTAATAAAAGGTgcataatatattgtgtgtgtgtgtatgtatagtgtttcatatactgtatatacggTAATGTTGGCGACATGGTACGTTCCTTTGTTCCTGCCTGCAATCATAGTCATAATCAAAGTCAGTTCGACCAATTCCTAAAGAGTGACTGTAATACTTGTGAATTCAGTCTTGTATTCCAGTAACGTATTAATTCATTAAATATTCCTGGTCTTTACACTACCCAAATTATTAAATAGCACTGCTAGTGCTACTGTTGCGCTCTATAGTTAACCCTAAGGTGCAGAGTGTAGGATTTAGTGTTATCTAGCATTGAGGTTGAACATTGCAACCTCCCTTTCCAACAAAAAAGGAGAAGTTACCatggcctgtactggcctgtaagGTGCCAGTAGGTACTTTGAACAGTCCCTACTGGCACGACGGCATCGAGCAGCCAGGTGTCACTTGCTGAGGTTCCACAATAGATCCATGAtttgtatttagttatttagtctgTAAAACATAGTAAGTAGCTTACatacaacatttaaaacatgtaATCTAAAGTGCAACATGGCGTTCTCTGTCAGAGATTTAAGCTCCCAATGTAGATTTAAAGGGCTTATTCTCAGCTAACGAAAACACAGCGATTCTTATTTTCATGGGGTTATACACTAATTAAATCATATTTATGAATATTCTATGCCATTTCTCCCAAATCAATTCCGCTAGATGCTGCTAaattctacacactgcaccttaaCTAAAGGTTAACTAAAATAAAAGCATCCACCCCAAAAGCATTACAAATGTAGTGCTTTTCTGTAAGCCAGGCATAGCAGTGATCCATACTGAACCGTGTGTTTTGTCTCCACAGGTATTCCATGAAGACAGCATCATCTCCGGCTACCGCCACCCCTGTAGCTCTGCCACCGACTGCATCCTCAGCCTCTTCCAGCTGACCAATGAGACACTCAACATCTGGACCCACTTTCTGCCCACCTGGTACTATAACAAAAATCCATACCTGCTTCTTAGTGTAGTACATTTGTTAGACATGCCATATTAGTGAGGGAAATAATGTCCTTGTTGAAagaatgtgtgtctttgtatgtatgACACCATTAAGACCAGCTAATTTCTGACCATTCATGGCATCCCCTTCCCTGATTGGAATAGactggtaaatggactgcatttatatagcgctttttgtAACCAGAGGCCACCataagtgctttacaatattgcctgacgtTCACAGACCGACGGCTGCGTCAGCCATGCCAGGTAACAGCACGCTGGCCGGGAACAgttagttagggttagagggATCTCGACACTCTAGGAGTTGCTAGGAATCGAACAAGCAACCTTGCTGTTACCAGCCAACCGCCCTTCCTCCGAGCTACATGCCACCCTGGTTGATTCTGGGCATCTCCATCTAACTTTCCACCACATTTGTACACACAGCGGTAATTATCATATCAATGGCTGGGTGATGGTGTACTTTTATGGGTTGATTTTCTAAACATTGCTCTCTCTTTTCTGCTCTCCCTCTTTACAACTCGCAATGCCTTCCTTAAGCACCTTCACAATAATAGAATGAAAAAAatggataaaaaataaataatatttatgtTATATCATTTAATCCAGTTACAGAAATAAACCCGGCCTAGACAAATTGCTAGCTCACTGTTGCAAGTGGTCAATGATGCTTAACCTTTCTGTAAAGAAATACCACATTTTGCCCAAGTGCTGCCAAGTGGTCGCAACTGCTGCTTTAAATGTCTTTCATTGGTATTGACTTTGTATTGTATGAACAATGGAAGTTTGTCATTGATCACCTACTGCAGTGGTTTATAATGTTTAGCACCAAATCTTCCAACAACAAGGAACACAATGTATCTCTCATTGCTGTCAGATGCGTTTGAGATGTTGTCATGGGAACAGTGGCTTAGGGTAGATCCTTCCATCTTTAccaaaaaactacaaaatgctgattcaaaacaaatatgaacTCTAATTCCAAATGGTATTACCCATTTGACCTATGAGCACAATGGAAAACCAAAAGAAAGCGGTTTAGCCTGTATTGTACTTGGACGACTCTGTGTAGATAATCATCCGTAAAAGTAATAATAGAAGGATACAACTTCACCACTGGTATTCAGGAGTGAAGTACTACTGTCTAGAGAAGACGGGTGGACACATGTTCTGCCAGTTTAAACAAACACGAATCAAATAACCCAAGTCAATAGAGAATGAAAAGGCCCAACAGGTTCCACAGATTCCACCTCAGTATCCCAGAAGATGAGTCAGAGACAGGCTGAATGAGCTGCAATCTGCCACCCAAACTGGTCCGGTTTCTTTAAACTTTTGTGAAAATCAATGACAATTAAATATTGCcgtagtttgtgtgtctgtaagctTGTTAACAACAGGGAATGTGACTGGTGGTGTTTGTCTTGGAAAGGCCTGAGGATTAAGCTCCATCACTAAGGAAATGCCTCCCACAAGCCACGTTGTACATCCTCTCTGTGGGCTACAGAGTGCTGCTTCCAATCGGCTGTGTCCATGGAGAGAtgctgggtgggtgtgtgtgtgtgtgtgtgtgcatgtgtgtgtgcatgcgtgcgtgcgtgcgtgtgtgtgttgatgaagAGTAATGTTGATGCCTCTGGTATCATGGTTTGGGGGCTAGcactctggaggtggttcatgaagcatctgccGGATCCAGTCAAGATTCTGTATGTAGGTATAAATGAAATAAcatcagtgggtgtgtgtgtgtgtgtgtgtgtgtgtgtgtgtgtgtgtgtgtttgtgtttcggcgtgtgtgtttacacgcAATTGTGTACACAAGGGTTAGTACTGTGGGCATTTTGAGAAGGAAAGaaccagtgtgagtgtgttagtgtCATCGGTAGAGTGGGGCTATTGGCCTCCGGCCCATCATCTCATCTTGCTCTGATGACACAACAAGCGCTCAGTGCACCGATGGggaaacacacaaataccacAGATTTGTTAACGAGGTGCTCTGAAAAGTGATGACAATGACAATTACAACATGATAAATAAGGCCAACCCAGGCTTTCAAAATCGAAAGCCGTCTCTATTGTACTCTTGGCTGTTGGTTGAGTGACAGTTAGGCTTGCATTGCGAGGTAGTCTTCTTGAATTATTCGGGAATAGATCCCCAAATTAACAATAACATTCCTGCAAATAGTATTTTTGACAAGGAGAGTGGTGTTCTCTGCAGTGCACCTACACATCTTGGCGAATGATCATTTAGAACTCATACCCTTTATAATCGATTTCATGcatatttctctctttcactctagTTCCCTGAGGAAAAAAGTATCTCCTCCATCATATTGCCTAACAACCTATAAGCAAACAAgaaatcaaaataataaaaaattatcTGTTTAAAGAACATACTTAATTGTAGATATGACTGTTGTCTTCTAAATTTGATGCCACATGCGCGCGCATGTGGCATCATAGAACAATAACAAATATTGCCATCCCCCCCTCTTGCCTATAGAAGATCCCTGCTCCCCTGGGTTCCATGCAACGCtccagctgacctctgacctctgtgcCTCTGTGCAGGTACTTCCTGTACAAGCTGGTGACGGTGGTGCTGATGAACACGGCGTGGCATGATTCCTTCTCCTGGCCCCTGCTGGTATTCCTGGCGTCATGCTGCACATACCCACTGGCCTCCAGCTGTGCCCACAccttcagcaccatgtcagccCGGGCGCGGCACATCTGCTTCTTCTTCGACTACGGCGCCCTCAGTCTATACAGCCTGGGTGAGCCTGGGTGGTGCGAGGGAATCCAGATAGAATGCATGCATACTAGAgaagatatatatatcaatacagCAAGTTATTGAATCTATCCTCATACAGTATTATGATAGATGTGTGTTGATCGCTGATGCTTAGTCCTCCACACACAACCTTGTCTTCACATCGGAGGCGGAGatgcaataaatataaatatacatttaatatacattacCTCTGCAATGCGCATTAGCTTTGCCTGCAGTGTGGAAGCGCTCatggttaacatgggagtggagTGGAAGCGTATGTGTTTTTTGCATGTGTTTTAGGATTACgcttttttttggtgtgtttagGCACACCAAAAAGTTTAGACTCATATTTGTAGAAAGTCTTTAACCAGCAACTTAACACTAGCTTCCATGATACACCTCATCATTTGCATAACAGAAGCTTcagattattttttatcatcttCTTATACCTTCTCTCCCTGTGCTTGTTTCAGTTTTTTTGAGTATTAATAAAATGACAAATAGgattaggtgtcttgctcagggattgATACAGCAACCTTCTGTTTACAAGTCATCCCGCTGTACCTTCTGAGCCAAGCCAACCCTTGGTTGCACATTTGGTTGCATGCAATCTTGCGGTCAGCCATATACAGAAGGTATATAATAAATGATGATTCAATAAAATGTACCATGTGGTTACATAATATACTTATATGGTATATATAATCTGTTCATAgtgtagtatatatatagtcaAGCAACCAGACTTATCCATAAAAAGATGGCATCAATATATGGCcagttaagccctttgagactgtgcctgtgattaagggctatataaaaTTATACATATTCTGAGAGGCTTTTAAATTACAAAAAAGCTGCATATTGCTTAGAAGGCAGACAAACACTTTGGGCTCAAGCTCTGTTTGATTTGTATTctatgcacaagcacacagaaaTGTTGCATGACCACATGGCCACACCCTTAAGTATACCTTTAACTATCGCTAAGAGTCACATTTAAAATGCAGACTGAATGCATTGTTGCACGTGCTGCATATGTAAACCCCACCTAATCATCATTCCATCTACCTATGCACATGCTCAGGGTCAGCGATCACGTACTCTGCATACGTATTCCCCGACAAGTGGGTGAACAGCATCTTCCACCAGAGCTACGTCACTGTAGCAGTGGTCAACACACTTGTCTGCACCACCATGGCCTGCTACTCAAGGTACATATGAAAACAGGAACATGAATCATGCTTAAATGTTGGACGAGCTCTGATGGTCCTGCTTTGACCTTATCTTTTCTCTAATTTGTTCACTTTTCTTCTCTACCAAGGCTTGGTGTACCATTTCTACAATATAATCATGAGACATTAAAGaggtaataacaataattatttcCTGCTTATCCTGTCTTGCTACGCCCTTCCCAATCCACGTTGCCTATATTCATCCTCTTGATCACCCTGACTATTGGTTTCCTGAAGGGGCATTTAATTTTAAGCTAACTAACTCCTGGGGTGTTCTTGCATCTGTTGTTTCAACTGTCAGTGACATAGAACTGGTTTGACTAACGTTTTCTCCTCTGTCATGGTGACAATGCAATTGTGAATTGTGAATTGTGAATATCTTCACAATGGAAGCCTCTAATGGCTTCCATTGTGAAGATATTTAACAGCATCTCCAATAGCCCTTGACAAAGGCCATGAAaagtacaaataaatataagaataataaaaacCAATTGGCTCAGAGAAACTTAAAAGATGGGTAGATACTGAGTTAACTAAGCAATACATGTAATTACATGTGAAGTTGTATGGGGACATATTGCCACGGGTAATTTTATTATTAGTTTTATTATTTCCTAATATTTGTTGTGGTGAGGCCTAGTAATGTTTTTTTAGTCAAATCAAACAttatcagtgtgtttgtgtatttgtgtattacAATCAAACAAAAGTCATATTTAAATTTTATGTAATTCAATCCATAGAAGGACTACTCTTGGTCGGTCCATAAAAATATTGATGCaacatttttctatttttagatTTCCAGAGGTCAAAACTCCAAAGTTAGCGAAGGCACTCCGCATCCTTGCCTTTGCCTACCCTTACCTGTTCGACAACATTCCTCTTTTTTATAGGGTAAGGGCaatgcacgtacacatacacacacacacacacacacacacacacacacacacacacacacacacacacacacacacacacacacacacacacacacacacacacacacacacacacacacattgggttAGTGCTATTCAACTAGCAAGTATTGTTCCAATCAAAGTCCCAAATTCCATGAAAATGCTTTCATAACTAATTACCATGACTTCCAAAGACCTCAGTATCTACCCATCTTTTAAGTTTCTCTGAGCCAGTTGGTTTTTATTAttcttgtatttatttgtacttTTCATGGCCTTTTTCAAGGGCTATTGGAGGACAAACACTTAGATTTGAAAGCTCACAACAGAGAATGTCACTTACTTTGGAACAGCAACTTGCAACTTTGGAAAACTGTTTGGGTTGGTTACACTCTGGTCCAAAACTTTTGTAGAAACAGCTAACTCAACGGTTTCATTTTAACCAAGGCTTACATGCTAGAGTTAAACTGCCCTAGCATGTGATTATAGTAATTTTATGTTTGGCATGATAATACAGTCTTGTACCCATTACGTTTTAGATTTTGAGCATAGTTGAGCACAGACCTCCGCTAAGGAATCAGTTTGATTGACGTGTGCATGGCTTGTAAagagctgattggctgctgcatGTTAAGTCtgatattgtatatttcatagACAAAACGTATCTAGAAACTAGAGGGTCTGGAGTGACCATGTGACAGGCCAGGTCTGTATTTTACTAAGACCCAACCCTAACTTAATTTACAGGTATTTCTTTGTACGGGCGAGGGCTGTACGGACAACGGCGCAAACATTCTCCACTACTACCACATTGCCCTAGCCTTCCTCACAGCCTTCCTGTTTGCCACACATCTGCCTGAGCGCCTTGCCCCTGGAAGCTTCGACTACATAGGTAAGACTAAACTCTAGAGTGGCCTGAAGACTGGCCTCTGAATGGGAGCCTTTTATTCGTCTTGCCAAAGGTCAATAATATGAAACCCTTTAACGTGCAACGTGTATGATTAGGCCGAATTAGTAATGCACCCTCAAAACAAATTGGGGGTGGCATTTTCCAGGAGATTTTGATATTACCCGTTTTCTAATTGGTTTGAACTGCGTATCAACAATCAGCTAACTAAGCAAACATGCTAACGGTTCCATGGaatgaatttttttttctaacaatAAGATGAGTTCCCCttgcctgcctatggtcccccactGGCTAGAAATGGTGTTAGGTCTAAAacaagcactaggtatcctgctccgcctttggAAAAACTAAAGCTCAGACGGGCCAAATttgccccatatgtcgtcatcaGGGGCAAGGTTACCTCCCTGTCTCTGCTCTGCCCGCCTTgcgaatttggcccgccaatgagacaatgagctacgaccgggggagcgccacatgtgtgtgtggatacacacacatctggcgCAAATGTTGtgcacttctttgttatttggttatccgttctgctgttggggttatggcgcataacacacaacacaataacgCAAGCTTGCGTAAAGCTCCCATTTGGTGAAAAGACTAGACTGCgccgggttctctgacgtctctggtacttcaacaataagactcgtagtgggggttatctcggccatggttgagaaggaataggggaaaggaactttggctttgactccctgaagtccagcgGTAGCGGGCTCTGGCGGGAGACAATGTCAGGCAACTATCCtttcctcctccatgtcgcggttcaatctggaTATCAGGCtttcaacatgagtagttctaactggagagacagtgaaatccgcgagctgctgatcaagtgagagaaggtgatgcagttgcATTAAACGAAGACggggaaagatggtgcgatcttcgagagagacgcagaggaactttcattacgaggcttttgtccgaaaaaataagaatatgcacttgtaaatagttaatcgcgtttgtagcctacactcagatcaTTTATgctcattcttgcatgcaagTCTCTTAAatcctaaaaaaataaaaacatttgtgcTACgcaaattatatatttattttccactCTATTTGCTACTCTCCGTGCGGAGCCCTGtgttctccagtgaaccaagaaagccggctCCGTGACGACGGGGGATTTTACCGAAGATCTGTATCCAATAGTTTGGAACCAATGCCAAAATAACTctatttatataattatataattcaGTTAATTTACTTTTCATCAATTGATACACTATAATTTATGCAGAGATTGACAAGAGGTTAGAATGCACCCTTGGGGAAGCGCTACTTCTTCATCATCTCATGGAAGCAGCAGTGACGGTGACTTCTAGAGGTACAAAGTGGTATTTCGAAGCAGCCTACGAGCTAAAGCTGACTGGGCTAGTAAATACCACTgcaacaaaatatatatgtatatatattatatatatatatatatataatatatatattatatatatatgcgtcAAATCTAATATTTCTTCACATTCTGTTCCATAATGTGATTAATTTTATGTTGATTTTTCGTACCTGCAGCACTTTAAATTACGTACCTACAACCTTCTTACGCAAAGCAATTTATAGGTGCATTTTTTAGAGATTTACATTTTGTCAAGTACCACCTTAAAAAAGTGTTATCTGCAAATGCTAACATTATTGTCACAATGTTGTTCACTGAAATAAATCTGCCCATGAATACAGCAGTGATTCCCTGGAGTAAGCTAAGGTTCCCAGAGGAAGCCTAGATTGGACCCCAGTTGTGTACTATTATACAGTCAAATGTCTATGCATATACAGCATGGTTAAAGGTTTCAAACTGTACAATTTAAATCCACTGTTTTTGCGCCCTCTAAAGGTCACAGCCATCAACTGTTCCACGTGTGCAGCATCATGGGCACTCACTTCCAGATGGAGGCCATAGAGCAGGACATGGCCTCACGTCGTCACTGGCTTCTCACACACTCCTTACCCATCAGCTTTGCCAATACGCTGGGCGTGGCACTGCTAAGTCTGGTGCTGAATCTAACCGTTATTACACTCTTCAGTCtacctctcctctttccctcgTTCAGCCTGAAGAGAAAAACCAAGTAATCTGCAAATCACGGAAACCTCTGAGAtgtggcaaaaaaaacaacaacacgcaACAAGATCTCAAAATGACATTCTAGATACACAGGAGTATTTAAGGacaattttatgtttttttgtgaatATAGGTCAAGAGATATAGTTCATGGTCCTGAGGATATCCATAACCGTGATTGAAGCTCCTTGACTTTAAATGTGTTTATGATAAGGTGGATGATGTGCACTTTCCCGTTTGTTTCCTAGAATCAAATCACTTATTGAATAGGAAAATGTTAAATGTTGCAAACGTAAATGGGATAGAATTGTTCTGGCTTAGCAGGTCAGACACCAATGAGAATTAGATAATGAAGGGATAAATAAATGGAAGGAGCAATTTGCCATTGTGCggataaaaagtaaaaagtctCTTTGGAACTTTGTGGCTAGAGAATGCTATGAAATAGCAATCCACCTTGTATCATAATGTAGTGTTTGTTACTGCTTGTTTTCTATCTTTCTCTGATTTCCCAACATTTAGTGTATGATGAGAGTATGATGAGATAGCATTGCTCCAAAGGGAATTGGTGACAATGCAAAATGATATCTTATCATATATGCAACACGTAaatattattgttttctttaaaTACACTGTATTGGATTTATAGAagattttttaatgtttttcaaaCAAATGTTGTTGAAGAAGGAATATGAAGTCAAAAGTTTACAAACCCTTGGCTATGTGGCTAAATTAAAGCAACACATAAGAACCCCCAGGCAGTACTGTGCCAGTGTTGATTTGCTAGCTGTCTCTTTTATATTCAATGGGTATAACATTTACTATTTTAAGATAAATATAGCATCTACAAAGGATACCACATTTTTATCCCACTTTATGACTGCAGATAAATGGAGagtatttacaatgtattttatttatattcttaAATAAACATTGATGATATAACGTTACATTAAACAAGTCCTGTGTCATTGAAGTAGTACAGTCAAACAATTAGGataaataaaatcaaagaaACACTCACATGCAGGTGATGGTAATCTTCCTAAATGTATTTTCTGGAACTCAACTATATAGCTTATTATCAGCGGGCGCAATGGACAAATACAAATATCCAAAACGTGggatattataattataaaatgCAACACTATCAGTTGCTTCAATATAATATGATAAGCATACACTTCAATTTGGCCCCCAATCAGTACGATTTGTGTAAGGCGGTAGAACACCACTTTTTTTCACTTTTATCCATATAAATTCAATTTGGATAGAAATTGAGTTGAGTTTGGGCCAGTAAGTTTGGGTGGCAAAGGATGTCCTCCTCTTATAAAAGACAGCGGAGACTGAGAGCATCATCGGCTGCCAGCTTCCCAACTTGAAAGGTATCTACCACACATGTGGCCTTAGAAAAGCACGGAAAATCATAAAAAAGCACAGCAAAACAGGCCAAAGACTGTTCACACTGCTGCTGTCTGTACGACATCACATAAGCATACAGGCGCGTACATAGCATAGCAAGTATACATAGCATACCAGACTTACAAACAGCTTTAACCCCCAGGCCATCAGGCTTCTCAACCAGTTACTCTGTCCCTCTTGATTATATTGATCAAATTAACACTTCTTGTGCATTCAATGTACATACCTTaaattcatttatatatttatcggCCAATTCCACTTTAGACTGATCATATGTGTTGTATTTCTGTGATACTCTTGCTATTCGGGCCAAATTTTGTGTTATAGTACTTATTGCAACATTCCAGTTTAGATTTATGGTATTTTATGGCATTACAAAACAATACACAGTATTGACAAAAAAATACTGTGTATTGTTTTGTAATGTCCTGTGAGTTTGTTTTCTTGTGATGTTTGTATATGAGGtttgtgattgttttgtttaagaaagaaaaaatacaacTACAAATGTCAAATATTTgccagagagagggcgggacaaACAGTTAACTAGAGCTGTGAAGATACGCCCCTTCCCGTAGTgtccatgggacctatgagatagAAAAATAGGAATGGACttaaatggagagaaagtaattattttctggtcccagtctttagatgccccggattacacatatgttgtttgtgtgacTTCTCCACTCTATGGGTTTAGCGGCGAGGGCTTCGGCCAGAGGGAGGGACTTCCGATGGAGGTACTTCCCTGTCAGTCCCATATTGGATGTTGTTTTATCACCGTTTTTATTAAAAACTCGACATTCCTTGTCgcttttttagtttttgttctaataatgttcttgttcttctcGCTAACTCGAAAATGCGTTGGGATAAAATACGTTTAGTCTCTCGATTTATGGAGAGACTAAATAGCTGGGCGGGACTTACACAGCTGATTTGCTAActcgccttctctaattggtggaGAC
This genomic window contains:
- the paqr5b gene encoding membrane progestin receptor gamma-B isoform X1, with the translated sequence MLSLFRLPRSLTINQVPKVFHEDSIISGYRHPCSSATDCILSLFQLTNETLNIWTHFLPTWYFLYKLVTVVLMNTAWHDSFSWPLLVFLASCCTYPLASSCAHTFSTMSARARHICFFFDYGALSLYSLGSAITYSAYVFPDKWVNSIFHQSYVTVAVVNTLVCTTMACYSRLGVPFLQYNHETLKRFPEVKTPKLAKALRILAFAYPYLFDNIPLFYRVFLCTGEGCTDNGANILHYYHIALAFLTAFLFATHLPERLAPGSFDYIGHSHQLFHVCSIMGTHFQMEAIEQDMASRRHWLLTHSLPISFANTLGVALLSLVLNLTVITLFSLPLLFPSFSLKRKTK
- the paqr5b gene encoding membrane progestin receptor gamma-B isoform X2 produces the protein MLSLFRLPRSLTINQVPKVFHEDSIISGYRHPCSSATDCILSLFQLTNETLNIWTHFLPTWYFLYKLVTVVLMNTAWHDSFSWPLLVFLASCCTYPLASSCAHTFSTMSARARHICFFFDYGALSLYSLGSAITYSAYVFPDKWVNSIFHQSYVTVAVVNTLVCTTMACYSRFPEVKTPKLAKALRILAFAYPYLFDNIPLFYRVFLCTGEGCTDNGANILHYYHIALAFLTAFLFATHLPERLAPGSFDYIGHSHQLFHVCSIMGTHFQMEAIEQDMASRRHWLLTHSLPISFANTLGVALLSLVLNLTVITLFSLPLLFPSFSLKRKTK